TTCATCAGCGGAAAGAGCTCTATCTGAAACTTCTGACATGAAAGGACAAGTGACAGATTGCCTAAATCAAAGTGAAGCATCTTTTGCTTCTGTTGAGGGGTTATTAGCTCAAATTTCCGAAACGCAAAACTGTATGACAGAGCTTGAGAAAGATACTCATAGCATTGGTCAAATCGTAGCATCCATTCAAGGGATCTCCGAGCAAACCAACTTACTCGCCTTAAATGCTGCAATTGAAGCTGCACGAGCTGGTGAGCATGGACGCGGCTTTGCAGTAGTGTCATCAGAAGTTAGGGATCTAGCACAACGCAGTAAAGACGCAACTGAGAATATTAGCCAGCTACTTGAAAAGATCACTGAGAATACTCGTCGGTCAGTCAATAATATGGATAAGAGCCGAGAGGCAAGCGATGGCACATACCAATCCGTTCATGTAGTGAATGGAAGTGTTCAGCAACTTGAGACCGTCATAGAGCAGCTCAGTGAGCATATAACGAGTATTGCTAACTCAACAATCGAGCAATCGAAAGCCAGTGAAGAAGTCGATAAAGACGTAGATACGCTTAGTGAAATAGCTCAAAGTACAGGAACTTTGGCTAATGACTTGAATACCATCGTAGATGATTACAAAGTTGAAGTTGCCGATGTTCAACGAAAGCTGAGTGAGTTTAAATTAGGCTAATTTAACGTCTCATATCCGATACATTCGTAAACAAGCTACTCATTAGAAAAAGGCATAAAAAAGCGCAAAGACTCAATATGAGCTTTGCGCTTTTTATTATTCAATAGCATTAAGGCTTTATGCCACCTTAATGATCACTCGAGCTAATCAATACAGATTTTAGCCTAGCTCTAAGTTATTTATCTAAATACAGCCTAAGTAACAATAACTATCCGTTCGCTTTCGGTGCTGATGAAGGCTTTGAGTTACGAGAAAATGGCTTCTTCGAACGGTTACCTGCAGGCTTCTTTGAACCATATTCTGATGGCTTATTGTCACTATTCGAACGATTTGTTGCTGGCTTTTTACCACCATTACCGCGTCTGTAGTTATTTCCATTGTTCTTAATAGAATTATCATCAGTTGTAGATTGAGCACCTTCACCTGACTTATTAGCAGGCTTATTCGCTGTGTTTGGTTTGCGTTTTGGTGCTGAACCATTACCCGCTACGTGACGCTTATTTTTTCCAGCTGGCTTATGACCGCGAGAGTTTTCACCTGAACGTTGACCATCGTTGTGCTCTGTTTTTGGCTTTTTAGGTTTCTTCTGTTTGATAGGACGAGTATCTAAACGTGACTCCGGCAATTTGTTTACTGGAGCGAAGCCTTCAAGCTCATGGCGAGGAAGTACTTGCTGGATCAGGCGTTCAATGCCGAATAGGTCAGACGCTTCATCTGCAGAAACCAATGAGATCGCTTTGCCAGCTTCCCCAGCTCGACCGGTACGGCCAATACGGTGAACATAATCTTCAGAGACATTAGGTAAATCAAAGTTCACAACTTGCGGCAGCTGAGGGATATCAATACCACGAGCGGCAATATCTGTCGCCACTAATACACGAACTTTACCGGTTTTGAAGTTTTCAAGTGCTTTAGTACGAGCACCCTGGCTTTTATTACCGTGAATTGGAGCTGAAGTGATCCCTTGTTCATCTAAGAAACGAGAAAGCTTGTTCGCGCCATGCTTGGTACGGCTAAAGACCAAAACTTGGTGCCAATCATTATCTTTGATTAGCTTCGCTAGCATCGGTGCTTTTTTCTTTTGATCTGCCGGGAAGATGCTTTGCTCTACAGTTTTAGCGGTTGAGTTAGCTGGGTTTACTGAAATCTCTACCGGATTATTAACTAAACCTTTTGCCAAACGGCGAATGTCATCAGAAAACGTCGCTGAAAATAGCAAGTTTTGACGCTTCTTAGGAAGGAAAGCTAAGATTTTACGAATGTCACGAATGAAGCCCATATCAAGCATACGGTCTGCTTCATCCAAAACCAAAATTTCTAATTGATCGAATCGAATCGCGTTTTGGTTGTACAAATCTAAAAGGCGGCCTGGAGTAGCTACCAATACGTCACTGCCTTTACGCAGTTTCTGCATTTGCGGGTTGATCTTCACACCACCAAATACAACACTCGACGTAATATCCAAGTGTTTAGAGTACTTCACTACACTGCCATTCACTTGTGCAGCCAGTTCACGAGTTGGGGTTAAAACCAAAGCACGAGCTTGGTTAGGCTTAACACGAGGGCCTTTTGATAAGATTTCCAAGATAGGAAGCGTGAAACCTGCCGTCTTACCAGTACCCGTTTGGGCCGCAGCCATTACATCGTTGCCTTTTAGAACAGCCGGAACAGCTTTTTCTTGAATTGGCGATGGCTTGTCGTAACCTTGCTCTTCAATTGCTTTAAGGATTGGAGCAGAAAGGCCCAAAGAGGTAAAACTCATAGATTATTTTCTCTGTTTGATAACATGAAGATAAAGCCGTAATCATCAGAATGACTATGCGACTTCATACTATTACTCAATATCGAGTAAAGCGCGATATTCTGAGGCTTTTCCCTACTTTCAGCAACCAAAACTTTCCAAGAAAAAATTCTACTTATTTCACAAAATTGGGAGCCTGAAGTGCCTGGCGTTTTTCTTCATACATTCGTTCATCTGCAGCTCTAATTAATGCATCCACATCTTCATAGCATGAATCGTAGGTCACCCATCCAATACTCACCTTCAGATATATTAAATCTTGCTCATAGATCACTGGTGTTCCA
This Vibrio gallaecicus DNA region includes the following protein-coding sequences:
- a CDS encoding DEAD/DEAH box helicase — encoded protein: MSFTSLGLSAPILKAIEEQGYDKPSPIQEKAVPAVLKGNDVMAAAQTGTGKTAGFTLPILEILSKGPRVKPNQARALVLTPTRELAAQVNGSVVKYSKHLDITSSVVFGGVKINPQMQKLRKGSDVLVATPGRLLDLYNQNAIRFDQLEILVLDEADRMLDMGFIRDIRKILAFLPKKRQNLLFSATFSDDIRRLAKGLVNNPVEISVNPANSTAKTVEQSIFPADQKKKAPMLAKLIKDNDWHQVLVFSRTKHGANKLSRFLDEQGITSAPIHGNKSQGARTKALENFKTGKVRVLVATDIAARGIDIPQLPQVVNFDLPNVSEDYVHRIGRTGRAGEAGKAISLVSADEASDLFGIERLIQQVLPRHELEGFAPVNKLPESRLDTRPIKQKKPKKPKTEHNDGQRSGENSRGHKPAGKNKRHVAGNGSAPKRKPNTANKPANKSGEGAQSTTDDNSIKNNGNNYRRGNGGKKPATNRSNSDNKPSEYGSKKPAGNRSKKPFSRNSKPSSAPKANG